In Astatotilapia calliptera unplaced genomic scaffold, fAstCal1.2 U_scaffold_1, whole genome shotgun sequence, one DNA window encodes the following:
- the LOC113017217 gene encoding toll-like receptor 13, whose protein sequence is MGSLHPDTFKHTPQLKRLTITYSELSVLTSDVFLPIPNLITLDLSNNKLRSLDFLAEAKLPVLRWLDVSNNELFVISETVIQSLLTMKYLDLSANLLTCECSNYGLIQWIQGSKQTQVVNAHQYTCSFPVSQRGNKFLDFGFDSCWIDAALLCFLFSSSLVVLTLLASFIYHFLRSHLTYTYYLFLAFLYDNKRRKKGIPHSYDAFVSYNVHDEAWVCGELLPELEGQQGWKLCLHHRDFEPGIDAFLMTMKCWK, encoded by the exons ATGGGATCTTTGCATCcagacacatttaaacacacaccGCAACTGAAACGTCTCACAATTACTTACAGCGAGCTTTCCGTTTTAACATCTGACGTGTTCTTGCCAATTCCAAACCTGATAACACTCGACCTCTCCAACAATAAACTCAGGTCTTTGGATTTTCTAGCAGAGGCCAAACTGCCAGTACTCAGATGGCTCGATGTCAGCAACAATGAATTGTTCGTAATCAGTGAAACAGTTATCCAATCCCTTTTAACCATGAAATATCTGGATCTATCTGCTAACCTTTTAACATGTGAATGTTCTAATTACGGTCTTATCCAGTGGATTCAAGGCAGCAAACAGACACAGGTTGTTAATGCACATCAGTACACTTGCTCATTTCCTGTCAGCCAACGGGGAAACAAATTCCTTGACTTTGGTTTTGACTCCTGTTGGATAGATGCTGCATTGCTCTGCTTCCTTTTTAGCTCTAGTCTAGTTGTGCTTACTCTCCTCGCATCCTTCATCTATCACTTCCTGAGGTCACACCTCACCTATACCTACTACCTCTTCCTGGCCTTTCTCTATGATaataagaggaggaagaaaggtATTCCTCACAGCTACGATGCCTTTGTCTCCTACAATGTTCATGATGAAGCTTGGGTCTGTGGAGAGTTGCTTCCAGAGCTGGAGGGTCAACAGGGCTGGAAACTCTGTCTGCACCACAGAGACTTTGAACCAGGTATAG ATGCTTTTCTGATGACTATGAAATGCTGGAAATGA
- the LOC113017218 gene encoding toll-like receptor 13, giving the protein MFAFQVQISQPFSQLFSQSAISCFRHSSLTINTLNLHRKPIVENITEAIYCSRKTICVISQHYLQSEWCSKEIQMASFRLFNEHKDVMIMVFLEDIPAKQLSPYFQIRSLVKKRSYLSWPQAVHHTGVFWQKIQQALKREENPAEHRCLLTGYQRVIQ; this is encoded by the exons ATGTTTGCCTTCCAAGTTCAGATCAGTCAGCCGTTCAGTCAGTTATTCAGTCAGTCAGCCATCTCCTGTTTTCGTCATTCGTCCCTCACAATAAACACCCTGAATCTTCAcc gtaAGCCCATCGTCGAAAACATTACAGAGGCTATCTATTGTAGCAGAAAGACTATCTGTGTGATCAGCCAGCATTACCTGCAAAGTGAGTGGTGCTCCAAAGAAATCCAGATGGCCAG CTTCCGTCTCTTCAATGAGCACAAGGATGTGATGATCATGGTGTTTCTGGAGGACATACCAGCCAAGCAGCTGTCTCCATACTTCCAAATTAGGAGTCTGGTGAAGAAGCGTAGCTACCTGAGTTGGCCACAGGCTGTTCATCACACTGGAGTCTTCTGGCAGAAAATACAACAAGCTCTCAAGAGAGAAGAAAACCCTGCTGAGCACAGGTGCCTCCTCACTGGCTACCAGAGAGTCATCCAGTGA